In Spirochaetaceae bacterium, one DNA window encodes the following:
- a CDS encoding SRPBCC domain-containing protein, which translates to MPTYVLERVFDAPRELVWRAWTEPELLARWYGPNVETVIPRFELKPGGVWLCEMRFGGNSHYQRGEFTEVAAPERLVWLHSNTDAEWNVAPSPMMPNWPVLLTTVTFAEEGGGTALRLTWVPHEASEAEVAAFGSALGGLDRGWGAGMALLEELLAELQAPAA; encoded by the coding sequence ATGCCGACGTATGTGCTGGAGCGGGTGTTCGATGCGCCGCGCGAACTGGTGTGGAGGGCCTGGACTGAGCCGGAACTGCTGGCGCGGTGGTACGGGCCGAACGTGGAGACAGTGATTCCACGCTTCGAGCTGAAACCGGGCGGGGTGTGGCTGTGCGAGATGCGGTTCGGCGGCAATTCCCACTACCAGCGCGGCGAGTTCACCGAGGTGGCGGCGCCGGAGCGGCTGGTTTGGCTGCACTCGAATACAGATGCGGAGTGGAACGTGGCGCCGTCGCCGATGATGCCGAACTGGCCGGTTCTGCTCACCACGGTCACGTTTGCCGAGGAGGGCGGCGGCACGGCGTTGCGCCTGACCTGGGTGCCGCACGAGGCGAGCGAGGCGGAAGTGGCGGCGTTCGGGTCTGCCCTCGGCGGCCTGGACCGGGGCTGGGGCGCCGGCATGGCGCTCCTCGAGGAGTTGCTGGCCGAGCTGCAGGCGCCGGCCGCGTAG
- a CDS encoding sugar ABC transporter substrate-binding protein, translating to MKKAVYSSLLAVMAILLVAGTATAERFVMITHTQGTDPFWPVVQKGGEDAARAVGADFEYNFAPSGDMADMARLIEAATATQPDGIVVSLPDADALGGAIRAAVASGIPVITMNSGLESSAAVGALMHVGQPERLAGEKAGERARAEGATHAICLNQESFNTALVDRCAGYFDSMGKDLNMIDVSNDVAQIKTRTAAALQADRDIDAVLAVGPHVCVAAADAVREVGADVHLACFDLSPEVINLIQGGEVAFTIDQQQRLQGYMPIIVLHLYNQNAGLLPGANIPSGPGFVDASNAAGVAAQAGVNR from the coding sequence ATGAAGAAAGCTGTCTATTCGTCCCTGCTCGCCGTGATGGCGATCCTGCTCGTCGCGGGCACCGCAACCGCCGAGCGCTTCGTCATGATCACGCACACCCAGGGCACCGATCCGTTCTGGCCCGTCGTGCAGAAGGGCGGCGAGGATGCCGCGCGCGCCGTCGGGGCGGACTTCGAGTACAACTTCGCCCCCTCCGGTGACATGGCCGACATGGCGCGGCTCATCGAGGCGGCGACGGCCACCCAGCCGGACGGCATTGTCGTGTCCCTGCCGGACGCGGACGCGCTCGGCGGCGCCATCAGGGCCGCGGTCGCATCCGGCATCCCGGTCATCACCATGAACTCCGGGCTCGAGTCATCCGCCGCGGTGGGAGCGCTCATGCACGTCGGGCAGCCGGAGCGGCTGGCCGGTGAAAAGGCGGGCGAGCGCGCCAGGGCCGAGGGTGCCACCCACGCCATCTGCCTCAACCAGGAGTCGTTCAACACCGCGCTCGTCGACCGCTGCGCCGGCTACTTCGACTCGATGGGCAAGGATCTCAACATGATCGACGTGTCCAACGACGTCGCCCAGATCAAGACCCGCACCGCCGCCGCCCTGCAGGCGGACCGTGACATCGACGCCGTGCTCGCCGTTGGCCCGCATGTGTGCGTGGCGGCGGCCGACGCGGTGCGCGAGGTCGGTGCGGACGTGCACCTGGCCTGCTTCGACCTGTCGCCGGAAGTGATCAACCTGATCCAGGGCGGCGAGGTCGCCTTCACCATCGATCAGCAGCAGCGCCTGCAGGGGTACATGCCGATCATCGTGCTGCACCTCTACAACCAGAACGCGGGACTGCTCCCGGGTGCGAACATCCCCTCCGGGCCCGGCTTCGTCGATGCCTCGAACGCGGCCGGCGTCGCCGCCCAGGCAGGCGTAAACCGCTAG
- a CDS encoding ATP-binding cassette domain-containing protein — translation MADPLIRLQNIVKRFGNFTALNGVSMDVHAGEVHALLGDNGAGKSTLIKILAGVHQPTAGTIHLDGQPVAFRTPLAASDAGIGTVYQDLALNSLTSVTRNFFVGREITRGPRPFGILQTAKMNTITRQEMAKIGINIADPEQAVGTMSGGQRQALAIARAIHFGARVLILDEPTSALGQKQQLEVLKTIKRVQKRGDIAVILITHNEIHAQLVADRYTFLSLGQVIGEGVADNLAGGDIRQLMAGGAQMADLEEELAAVT, via the coding sequence GTGGCAGACCCGCTGATCAGGCTCCAGAACATCGTCAAGCGGTTCGGCAACTTCACGGCGCTGAACGGGGTCTCGATGGATGTCCACGCCGGCGAGGTGCACGCGCTGCTCGGCGACAACGGGGCCGGCAAGTCCACCCTGATCAAGATTCTCGCCGGGGTGCACCAGCCGACCGCGGGAACGATCCACCTCGACGGCCAGCCCGTCGCGTTTCGCACCCCGCTGGCGGCGTCCGATGCCGGGATCGGCACCGTGTACCAGGACCTGGCCCTCAACTCGCTCACCTCGGTGACCCGCAATTTCTTCGTGGGGCGGGAGATCACCCGCGGTCCCCGGCCCTTCGGGATCCTGCAGACCGCGAAGATGAACACCATCACCCGGCAGGAGATGGCCAAGATCGGCATCAACATCGCCGACCCCGAGCAGGCGGTCGGAACGATGTCCGGCGGTCAGCGCCAGGCACTCGCCATCGCCCGCGCCATCCACTTCGGGGCGCGCGTGCTGATTCTCGACGAGCCCACCTCCGCGCTCGGCCAGAAGCAGCAGCTCGAGGTGCTCAAGACCATCAAGCGCGTGCAAAAGCGCGGGGACATCGCGGTGATCCTCATCACCCACAACGAGATCCACGCGCAGTTGGTGGCCGACCGCTACACGTTCCTCAGCCTCGGCCAGGTGATCGGAGAGGGCGTCGCCGACAACCTCGCCGGCGGCGACATCCGCCAGCTCATGGCCGGCGGCGCCCAGATGGCCGACCTCGAGGAAGAACTCGCCGCCGTTACCTGA
- a CDS encoding ABC transporter permease, which produces MRQTTADLQSEADRLREAGWFSRLIHRPEIGAFSGMSVILVLLAIAAGDVVYNPLGIKNNLAIIAQLGIIATGACMLMIAGEFDLSIGSMIGFAGMSMAIMLKWGLPFGIGPATPLSAFLVTLCLTLAIGWLIGTIVVRTRLSSFIVSLSFLFILRGATEVSFRTFNEGSTQVSGLPDFKQTDFFASLLGGETFQWFYDLLFWLGLNYNRAGDQWVTGFDAKVAWWLVISVAAWFVLSRTQVGNWIYATGGNEEAARANGVPTDKVKVSLFMFTAFCATIFAATQVFDTNTADAAKGNLKELEAIAAAVVGGVILSGGFGSIVGVVFGAVIFGLVQNSVFYISWIDGSYYRMFLGTVLLVAAFSNETIRKRITGGI; this is translated from the coding sequence ATGAGGCAAACAACGGCAGACCTCCAGTCGGAGGCCGATCGCCTGCGAGAGGCCGGGTGGTTCTCCCGCCTGATCCATCGTCCCGAGATCGGTGCGTTCTCGGGCATGAGCGTCATCCTGGTGCTCCTGGCCATCGCGGCCGGGGACGTCGTCTACAACCCGCTCGGGATCAAGAACAACCTCGCGATCATCGCCCAGCTCGGCATCATCGCGACCGGCGCGTGCATGCTCATGATCGCCGGCGAGTTCGACCTGTCGATCGGGTCGATGATCGGCTTTGCCGGCATGTCGATGGCGATCATGCTCAAGTGGGGCCTGCCGTTCGGCATCGGCCCCGCGACCCCACTGTCGGCGTTTCTGGTCACCCTGTGCCTCACCCTGGCCATCGGCTGGCTGATCGGCACCATCGTCGTGCGCACCCGGCTGTCCTCGTTCATCGTTTCGCTGTCGTTCCTGTTCATCCTGCGCGGCGCGACCGAGGTCAGCTTCCGCACCTTCAACGAGGGCTCCACCCAGGTTTCCGGCCTGCCCGACTTCAAGCAGACCGATTTCTTCGCCTCCCTGCTCGGCGGCGAGACCTTCCAGTGGTTCTACGACCTGCTGTTCTGGCTCGGCCTCAACTACAACCGGGCCGGCGACCAGTGGGTAACCGGCTTCGACGCCAAGGTGGCGTGGTGGCTGGTGATCTCGGTCGCCGCCTGGTTCGTGCTGTCGCGCACGCAGGTGGGCAACTGGATCTACGCCACCGGCGGCAACGAGGAGGCGGCGCGCGCCAACGGCGTGCCCACCGACAAGGTGAAGGTCTCGCTGTTCATGTTCACCGCCTTCTGCGCCACCATCTTCGCCGCCACCCAGGTGTTCGACACCAACACCGCGGACGCGGCGAAGGGGAACCTCAAGGAGCTGGAGGCGATCGCCGCGGCCGTGGTGGGCGGGGTGATCCTGTCCGGCGGCTTCGGCTCGATCGTCGGAGTGGTGTTCGGGGCGGTCATCTTCGGACTGGTGCAGAACTCGGTGTTCTACATTTCGTGGATCGACGGGTCGTACTACCGGATGTTCCTCGGTACCGTGCTGCTCGTTGCGGCGTTCAGCAACGAGACCATCCGCAAACGAATCACCGGGGGGATATGA